The Bradyrhizobium ottawaense genome window below encodes:
- a CDS encoding efflux RND transporter permease subunit, producing the protein MDRLVALAVNRRFLMVGMFVAVLIGGVIAFNQLNIEAYPDPTPPMVDIVTQSPGLSAEEIERYITIPIETQVAGLKNLTTIRTISLYGLSDVKLQFSFAYTYDEALQQVLNRLAQLAPLPGNVQPQISPLSPIGEIFRYRLVGPPNYSVLDLKTIQDWILQRRFRAVPGVIDVTGWGGKSKTYELQVDFNKLVANGLTLPQLLQAVGNSNVNVGGNTVNIGQQSAVVRGVGLIRSIDDLANTMVAQTGGNPVLVKDVATVTVGQKPRLGIAGLDESDDIVQGIVLMRRGEQSSPTIKRVHQLVQTINNSSILPPGVRIERIYDRGDLIELTTHTVLHNMVVGILLIVLLQWIFLGDLRSALIVGATIPFALFFAVIILVLRGESANLLSVGAIDFGLIVDATVIMVEAIFRRLTQTTPMSETEHMSNETLFGMKSHAILSAAADVSRSIFFAAAIIIAAFLPLFTLSGVEGNIFGPMARTYAYALAGGLLATFTVTPALSAIILPAHVEETETRVMRILHRLYSPLLQWAVANRNIVLGGAVGLVLMTVALSRMLGLEFLPKLEEGNLWIRATLPPTISLQEGNSYVNEMRKVIRARPEVESVVSQHGRPDDGTDAAGFFNAEFFAPLKPISQWPGTRDKEELTAQLLKQLDDRFPGVEFNFSQYLQDNVSEAVSGVKGENSIKLFGSDLQALTDTANKIKSVLATVQGVTDLAVFTSLGQPTVQIDIDRAKAARYGLAPGDINATIKVAIGGDTAGDLYESGSDRHFPIIVRLAPEYRRSAEAIQNLRIGAPGPNGTVTQIPLSEVATISLVSGAAYIYREQQERYLPIKFSVRERDLGSAIREAQQKIAEQVQLPPGSHMDWVGEFGNLQDAIRRLSIVVPISLALIGVLLWFNFGSMTDTLLAMSVIPMAIFGGVLGLLISGTAFSVSAAIGFIALFGIAVMDGIIILSQFNQLIEEGMDRMSAVVRTGELQLRPVLMTCVVAGVGLLPAALSEGIGSQVQKPLAVVVVTGMMLAPVVILVTLPVLISFFSRRAR; encoded by the coding sequence ATGGATCGTCTCGTCGCCCTTGCCGTCAACCGGCGCTTCCTGATGGTCGGGATGTTCGTCGCCGTGCTGATCGGCGGCGTCATCGCGTTCAACCAGCTCAACATCGAGGCCTATCCCGATCCGACCCCGCCGATGGTCGACATCGTGACGCAGAGCCCGGGGCTGTCGGCGGAGGAGATCGAGCGCTACATCACGATCCCGATCGAGACCCAGGTCGCAGGTCTGAAGAACCTGACGACCATCCGCACGATCTCGCTTTACGGCCTCTCCGACGTCAAACTCCAGTTCTCCTTCGCCTACACCTATGACGAGGCGTTGCAGCAGGTATTGAACCGCCTGGCGCAGCTCGCGCCGCTGCCGGGCAACGTGCAGCCGCAGATCTCGCCGCTCAGCCCGATCGGCGAGATCTTCCGCTACCGTCTCGTGGGTCCGCCGAACTACAGCGTGCTCGATCTCAAGACCATCCAGGACTGGATCCTGCAGCGCCGCTTCCGCGCCGTGCCTGGTGTCATCGACGTCACCGGCTGGGGCGGCAAGAGCAAGACCTATGAGCTCCAGGTCGACTTCAACAAGCTGGTCGCCAACGGTCTGACGCTGCCGCAATTGCTCCAGGCGGTCGGCAATTCCAACGTCAATGTCGGCGGCAATACCGTCAATATCGGCCAGCAATCGGCGGTCGTGCGCGGCGTCGGCCTGATCCGGTCGATCGACGATCTCGCCAATACCATGGTGGCGCAGACCGGCGGCAATCCGGTGCTGGTCAAGGACGTCGCCACCGTCACCGTCGGCCAGAAGCCGCGCCTCGGCATTGCCGGCCTCGACGAGTCCGACGACATCGTGCAGGGCATCGTCCTGATGCGCCGCGGCGAGCAGAGCTCGCCGACCATCAAGCGTGTCCACCAGCTCGTTCAGACCATCAACAATTCCAGCATCCTGCCGCCCGGCGTGCGCATCGAACGCATCTACGACCGCGGCGACCTGATCGAGCTCACCACCCACACCGTGCTGCACAACATGGTGGTCGGCATTCTCTTGATCGTGCTGTTGCAGTGGATCTTCCTCGGCGACCTGCGCAGCGCGCTGATCGTCGGCGCCACCATTCCGTTCGCGCTGTTCTTCGCCGTCATCATCCTGGTGCTGCGGGGGGAATCGGCCAATTTGCTGTCGGTCGGCGCGATCGATTTCGGCCTGATCGTCGATGCCACCGTCATCATGGTGGAGGCGATCTTCCGCCGTCTGACCCAGACGACGCCGATGTCCGAGACCGAACATATGTCCAATGAGACTCTGTTCGGCATGAAGAGCCACGCCATCCTCAGCGCGGCCGCCGACGTCTCGCGCTCGATCTTCTTCGCCGCGGCGATCATCATCGCGGCCTTCCTGCCGCTGTTCACGCTGTCGGGCGTCGAGGGCAACATCTTCGGGCCGATGGCCCGCACCTATGCCTATGCGCTGGCCGGCGGGCTGCTTGCGACCTTCACCGTCACGCCGGCGCTGTCCGCGATCATCCTGCCCGCGCATGTCGAGGAAACCGAGACCAGGGTGATGCGGATCCTGCACCGGTTGTACTCGCCGTTGCTGCAGTGGGCGGTCGCCAACCGCAACATCGTGCTCGGCGGTGCGGTCGGCCTCGTGCTGATGACGGTGGCGCTCAGCCGGATGCTCGGCCTCGAATTCCTGCCGAAGCTGGAAGAGGGCAATCTCTGGATTCGCGCCACGCTGCCGCCGACCATCTCGCTCCAGGAAGGCAACAGCTACGTCAACGAGATGCGCAAGGTGATCCGCGCCCGGCCCGAGGTGGAATCCGTGGTGTCGCAACACGGCCGTCCCGACGACGGCACCGACGCCGCCGGCTTCTTCAATGCCGAGTTCTTCGCGCCGCTGAAGCCGATCAGTCAGTGGCCCGGGACCCGCGACAAGGAAGAGCTGACCGCGCAACTGCTCAAGCAGCTCGACGATCGCTTCCCCGGTGTCGAGTTCAACTTCTCGCAATATCTCCAGGACAACGTCTCCGAGGCCGTCTCCGGCGTGAAGGGCGAGAACTCGATCAAGCTGTTCGGCAGCGACCTGCAGGCGCTGACCGACACCGCCAACAAGATCAAGTCGGTGCTGGCCACGGTGCAGGGCGTCACCGACCTTGCGGTGTTCACCTCGCTCGGCCAGCCGACCGTCCAGATCGACATCGACCGCGCCAAGGCCGCGCGCTACGGCCTTGCGCCAGGCGACATCAACGCCACGATCAAGGTCGCGATCGGCGGCGACACGGCGGGCGATCTCTACGAGTCCGGCTCCGATCGTCACTTCCCGATCATCGTCCGCCTCGCGCCGGAATACCGCAGGAGTGCCGAGGCGATCCAGAATTTGCGCATCGGCGCACCCGGGCCGAACGGCACCGTCACGCAGATTCCCCTGAGCGAGGTCGCCACCATCAGCCTCGTCTCGGGCGCGGCCTACATCTATCGCGAGCAGCAGGAGCGCTATCTGCCGATCAAGTTCTCGGTGCGCGAGCGCGACCTCGGCAGTGCGATCCGCGAGGCGCAGCAGAAGATTGCCGAGCAGGTGCAGCTGCCGCCCGGCTCGCACATGGACTGGGTCGGCGAGTTCGGCAACCTTCAGGACGCAATCCGGCGGCTGTCGATCGTGGTGCCGATCTCGCTGGCGCTGATCGGCGTGCTGCTCTGGTTCAATTTCGGCTCGATGACCGACACGCTGCTCGCGATGAGCGTGATCCCGATGGCGATCTTCGGCGGCGTGCTGGGACTTTTGATATCGGGCACGGCATTCAGCGTTTCCGCGGCGATCGGCTTCATCGCGCTGTTCGGCATCGCCGTGATGGACGGGATCATCATCCTGTCGCAGTTCAACCAGCTCATCGAAGAGGGCATGGACCGCATGAGTGCGGTGGTGCGCACCGGCGAGCTTCAGCTCCGGCCGGTGCTGATGACCTGCGTCGTCGCCGGCGTCGGGCTGCTGCCGGCGGCGCTGTCGGAAGGAATCGGCTCGCAGGTGCAGAAGCCGCTCGCGGTCGTCGTCGTCACCGGCATGATGCTGGCGCCGGTCGTGATCCTCGTCACGCTGCCGGTCCTGATCTCGTTCTTCTCGCGCCGCGCGCGCTGA
- a CDS encoding amidohydrolase family protein: MLDRRSVLLASLAAGVAMTNRAHARAAQPATPVNFDVPAHACDCHTHIHGDVEKFPFFAGRVYTPEPASPEEMAALHKALHIERVVIVTPSVYGTDNSSTLFGMKARGANARGVAVIDDKTTEAQLDAMQADGFRGMRFNLATGGVNDPNVGRSRFTTAVERMKARGWHVQLYTTLPMISAIKDLVETAPVPVVFDHFGGLEASLGLEQPGFSDLAALVKSGKAYVKISGAYRSSKLAPDYQDMAPYARALIAANPDRIVWGTDWPHPDSSRVEGRKPTDIAPLYQIDDARLLNQLPVWAPDADVRKKILVDNPARLYGF; the protein is encoded by the coding sequence GTGCTCGATCGACGCAGCGTCCTGCTTGCCTCCCTCGCCGCCGGAGTAGCCATGACCAACAGAGCCCACGCCCGCGCGGCGCAGCCTGCGACGCCGGTCAATTTCGACGTCCCCGCGCATGCCTGCGACTGCCACACTCACATTCATGGCGACGTCGAGAAGTTTCCGTTCTTCGCCGGGCGCGTCTACACGCCCGAGCCGGCAAGCCCCGAAGAAATGGCTGCACTGCACAAGGCGCTGCATATCGAGCGCGTGGTGATCGTCACCCCCAGCGTCTACGGCACCGACAATTCGTCGACCTTGTTCGGCATGAAGGCACGCGGCGCCAATGCGCGCGGCGTCGCCGTGATCGACGACAAGACGACCGAGGCACAGCTCGATGCGATGCAGGCGGACGGTTTCCGCGGCATGCGCTTCAATCTCGCAACCGGCGGCGTCAACGACCCCAATGTCGGCAGGTCACGCTTCACCACCGCCGTCGAGCGCATGAAGGCGCGCGGCTGGCACGTGCAGCTCTACACCACGCTTCCTATGATCTCGGCGATCAAGGACCTCGTCGAGACGGCGCCGGTACCTGTCGTGTTCGACCATTTCGGCGGGCTGGAAGCTTCGCTCGGCCTGGAGCAGCCGGGTTTCTCCGATCTCGCTGCGCTGGTGAAGTCCGGCAAGGCCTATGTGAAGATCTCCGGCGCCTACCGCTCGTCAAAGCTCGCGCCCGACTATCAGGACATGGCGCCTTATGCACGTGCGCTGATCGCGGCGAATCCGGACCGCATCGTCTGGGGCACCGACTGGCCGCATCCGGATTCGAGCCGTGTCGAGGGACGCAAGCCGACCGACATCGCGCCGCTCTATCAGATCGACGACGCCCGCCTGCTCAACCAGCTTCCGGTGTGGGCACCGGATGCCGATGTGCGCAAGAAGATCCTGGTCGACAACCCGGCACGACTCTACGGATTCTGA
- a CDS encoding error-prone DNA polymerase, translating to MNSPAYAEIGITTNFSFLRGGSDPRAYVHQASKLGIPAIGIADHNTLAGVVRAWNELDNDKVLHKPKLLIGARIVFIDGTPDIFVYPRDRAAYGRLCQLLTKGKRGDDITRIEKGECRLTFADLLEFSEGQLLVLTLPHRFEPAQALDVLAKLRASRAEGVWLAASLVYRGDDRRRLARLDDLAAKAKVPLLATNEVLYHDPGRRPLQDVLTCIREKTTIEAVGRKLEANAERFLKTPREMARLFRDVPEAIAETMRFAGKIDFSLDQLKYQYPDEPVPPGKTAQGHLEDLTWAGVDKYFGGIENIDDKLRATLNKELALIAELKYAHYFLTVHDIVHYARSQSILCQGRGSAANSAVCYVLGITSVDPTKVDLLFERFISKERLEPPDIDVDFEHSRREEVMQYVYRRYGRHRAAIIATVIHYRPRSAIRDVGKALGLTEDVTAALADTVWGSWGKGLNDMQVRQAGLDPQNPMINLAVELATELIEFPRHLSQHVGGYVLTQDRLDTYVPIGNAAMDDRTFIEWDKDDVDALNMMKVDVLALGMLTCIRKCFDLIADHKGERFVLASVPQDDPKVYDMLCDGESLGVFQVESRAQMNMLPRLKPRTFYDLVIEVAIVRPGPIQGDMVHPYLRRRNGLEKVTYPSPSPEHGPADELYKVLHKTKGVPLFQEQAMRIAIEAAKFTSEEANGLRRSMATFRNVGTIGQYEEKLIGNMVARGYDANFARSCFDQIKGFGSYGFPESHAASFAQLVYISSWLKYHHPDAFCCGLLNSQPMGFYAPAQIVSDARKNGVEVRDIDVSCSFAQNTLENTDGRYCAVRLGFRQIDGFHWLDPDEEALKKEQAKRQGKIYVTQEDWGDRIIAARNRRPFTSLEDFARDTGLPKRALILLADADAFRSLGLDRREALWQVRRLPDDVPLPLFEAATAREQPDEHAQPLPVMPRSEQVVADYQTIRLSLKGHPMEFLREMFSRERVVACKDISHENERRRVRCAGVVLVRQRPGSASGVVFMTLEDETGIANVVVWPKIMEQYRKEVMGARLILVEGYIQSSPEKVTHLIAQRMIDRSHDLVGLANDALSRKHPVPAGATVVEPLNEDSRALADMPAQKIRHPRNVRILPPSRDFH from the coding sequence ATGAATAGCCCCGCTTATGCCGAGATCGGCATCACCACCAATTTCTCCTTCCTGCGCGGCGGCTCGGATCCGCGCGCCTATGTGCATCAGGCGAGCAAGCTCGGCATTCCCGCGATCGGAATCGCCGACCACAACACGCTCGCCGGCGTGGTGCGGGCCTGGAATGAGCTCGACAATGACAAGGTGCTGCACAAGCCGAAACTGCTGATCGGTGCGCGCATCGTCTTCATCGACGGCACGCCCGACATTTTTGTCTACCCGCGCGACCGCGCCGCCTATGGCCGGCTGTGCCAGCTCCTGACCAAAGGCAAGCGCGGCGACGACATCACGCGGATCGAGAAGGGCGAGTGCCGTCTCACCTTTGCCGATCTCCTGGAATTCTCCGAGGGGCAGCTTTTGGTCCTGACGTTGCCGCATCGCTTCGAGCCGGCGCAGGCGCTGGATGTGCTTGCAAAGCTGAGGGCGAGCCGCGCCGAGGGCGTGTGGCTGGCAGCGAGCCTGGTCTATCGCGGCGACGACCGGCGCCGCCTGGCACGGCTCGATGACCTCGCGGCCAAAGCAAAAGTGCCGCTGCTCGCGACCAACGAGGTGCTCTATCACGATCCCGGCCGCCGTCCGCTTCAGGACGTGCTGACCTGCATCCGGGAAAAGACCACGATCGAGGCTGTGGGGCGTAAGCTGGAAGCCAATGCCGAGCGTTTTCTGAAAACACCTAGGGAGATGGCGCGGCTGTTCCGCGATGTCCCCGAGGCGATCGCGGAGACCATGCGTTTTGCGGGGAAGATCGACTTCTCGCTCGACCAGCTCAAATACCAGTATCCGGATGAGCCGGTGCCGCCGGGCAAGACCGCGCAAGGACATCTGGAGGATTTGACCTGGGCGGGCGTCGATAAATACTTTGGCGGCATCGAGAACATTGACGACAAGCTGCGCGCGACGTTGAACAAAGAACTCGCGCTGATCGCCGAGCTGAAATACGCGCATTATTTCCTCACCGTGCACGACATCGTGCATTACGCGCGCAGCCAGAGCATCCTGTGCCAGGGGCGGGGGTCGGCAGCGAACTCAGCCGTGTGCTACGTGCTCGGCATCACCTCGGTCGATCCGACCAAGGTCGATCTGTTGTTCGAGCGCTTCATCTCCAAGGAGCGCCTGGAGCCGCCTGACATCGACGTCGATTTCGAGCATTCCCGGCGCGAGGAGGTGATGCAGTATGTCTATCGCCGCTACGGCCGCCATCGTGCCGCGATCATCGCAACGGTCATCCACTATCGCCCGCGCAGCGCCATCCGCGACGTCGGCAAGGCGCTGGGCCTGACCGAGGACGTCACCGCTGCGCTCGCCGACACCGTCTGGGGCAGTTGGGGCAAGGGCCTCAACGATATGCAGGTCAGGCAGGCCGGGCTCGATCCGCAAAATCCCATGATCAACCTTGCAGTCGAGCTTGCAACCGAGCTGATCGAATTCCCCCGCCATCTCTCCCAGCATGTCGGCGGTTATGTGCTGACCCAGGACCGGCTCGACACCTATGTCCCCATCGGCAACGCGGCGATGGACGACCGCACCTTCATCGAGTGGGACAAGGACGACGTCGACGCGCTCAACATGATGAAGGTCGACGTGCTCGCGCTGGGCATGCTGACCTGCATCCGGAAATGTTTTGATCTGATCGCAGACCACAAAGGCGAGCGTTTTGTGCTGGCGAGCGTTCCACAGGACGATCCCAAGGTTTACGACATGCTGTGTGATGGGGAATCGCTCGGCGTGTTCCAGGTCGAGAGCCGCGCCCAGATGAACATGCTGCCGCGCCTGAAGCCGCGGACCTTCTACGACCTCGTCATCGAAGTCGCGATCGTGCGGCCGGGTCCGATCCAGGGCGACATGGTGCATCCGTATTTGCGTCGGCGGAACGGCCTGGAGAAGGTGACCTATCCCTCGCCATCGCCCGAGCATGGTCCCGCGGACGAACTCTACAAGGTGCTGCACAAGACGAAGGGCGTGCCTCTGTTCCAGGAGCAGGCCATGCGCATCGCGATCGAGGCGGCAAAATTCACGTCCGAGGAAGCCAACGGCCTGCGCCGCTCGATGGCGACCTTCCGCAATGTAGGCACCATTGGCCAATACGAGGAGAAGCTGATCGGCAACATGGTCGCGCGCGGTTACGATGCCAATTTTGCCAGAAGCTGCTTTGACCAGATCAAGGGCTTTGGCTCCTACGGTTTCCCGGAGAGCCACGCCGCGAGCTTCGCCCAGCTCGTCTACATCTCGTCATGGCTGAAATATCATCACCCCGACGCTTTCTGCTGTGGCCTCCTGAACTCGCAGCCGATGGGCTTTTATGCGCCCGCACAGATCGTCAGCGACGCCCGCAAGAACGGCGTCGAGGTGCGCGACATCGACGTGTCCTGTAGTTTTGCGCAGAACACGCTGGAGAATACTGACGGCAGGTATTGTGCCGTCCGCCTTGGCTTTCGCCAGATCGACGGCTTCCACTGGCTCGATCCCGATGAGGAGGCCCTCAAGAAGGAGCAGGCGAAGCGGCAAGGCAAGATCTATGTCACTCAGGAAGACTGGGGCGACCGCATCATCGCCGCCCGCAACCGCCGCCCCTTTACCTCGCTGGAGGATTTCGCCCGCGACACCGGCCTGCCCAAGCGCGCGCTGATCCTGCTGGCCGATGCCGACGCGTTTCGCTCGCTCGGGCTCGACCGCCGCGAGGCGCTGTGGCAGGTGCGGCGGCTGCCCGACGACGTGCCGCTGCCGCTGTTCGAGGCGGCGACCGCGCGCGAGCAGCCGGACGAGCACGCGCAACCGCTGCCGGTGATGCCGCGTTCCGAGCAGGTGGTCGCGGACTACCAGACCATCCGGCTATCGCTGAAGGGGCACCCGATGGAATTCTTGCGCGAAATGTTTTCGCGCGAGCGCGTCGTCGCCTGCAAGGATATCAGTCACGAGAACGAGCGTCGCCGCGTCCGCTGCGCCGGCGTGGTGCTGGTGCGGCAACGGCCGGGCAGCGCCAGCGGCGTCGTGTTCATGACGCTGGAGGACGAAACCGGCATCGCCAATGTCGTGGTGTGGCCCAAGATCATGGAGCAGTACCGGAAAGAAGTCATGGGCGCGCGCCTCATCCTGGTCGAAGGCTATATCCAGAGCAGTCCCGAGAAGGTGACGCATCTCATCGCCCAACGCATGATCGATCGCTCGCATGATCTGGTCGGCCTCGCCAACGACGCGCTGAGCCGCAAGCATCCGGTGCCGGCAGGTGCCACCGTGGTCGAGCCGCTCAACGAAGACTCTCGCGCGCTTGCGGACATGCCGGCGCAGAAAATCCGCCACCCCCGCAACGTCCGCATCCTGCCGCCGTCGCGGGATTTTCATTGA
- a CDS encoding SDR family NAD(P)-dependent oxidoreductase translates to MDLGLKGKNAIVLGGTRGIGRAIAETLAGEGTNVAVCARNADQVAATVAELKAKGVNATGGPVDVTDGAALKSWIEGAAKELGGVDLLFSNAGAMAQGHDPASWEQNFRLDLLGAVHAFDAARPFLEASGERSGDAAFVIISSISAAQADTASSYGPIKAALIHMAKGLARQYAKKKIRVNVVSPGTVYFKGGVWEMVEKNMPERYADAMKRNPTGRMATPQEIASAAVFLASPVSGFTTGSNLVVDGAISNRVNF, encoded by the coding sequence ATGGATCTCGGTCTCAAAGGCAAGAACGCCATCGTGCTCGGCGGCACGCGCGGCATCGGGCGGGCGATTGCGGAGACGCTCGCCGGTGAAGGCACCAATGTCGCGGTGTGCGCGCGCAATGCAGATCAGGTTGCGGCTACCGTTGCCGAGCTGAAGGCGAAGGGCGTCAACGCCACCGGCGGCCCGGTCGACGTGACCGACGGCGCAGCGCTGAAATCCTGGATCGAGGGTGCCGCAAAAGAGCTCGGCGGCGTCGACCTGTTGTTCTCCAACGCCGGCGCGATGGCGCAAGGCCACGATCCCGCATCGTGGGAGCAGAACTTCCGGCTCGACCTGCTTGGCGCCGTGCACGCGTTCGACGCCGCGCGGCCGTTCCTCGAAGCGAGCGGCGAGAGAAGCGGCGACGCCGCCTTCGTCATCATCTCCTCGATCTCGGCGGCGCAGGCGGACACGGCCAGTTCCTACGGCCCGATCAAGGCGGCGCTGATCCACATGGCCAAGGGGCTGGCGCGGCAATATGCAAAGAAGAAGATCCGCGTGAATGTCGTGTCGCCCGGCACGGTCTATTTCAAGGGCGGCGTCTGGGAGATGGTCGAGAAGAACATGCCCGAGCGTTACGCCGACGCGATGAAGCGCAATCCGACCGGCCGGATGGCCACGCCGCAGGAAATCGCGAGCGCCGCGGTGTTTCTGGCAAGCCCGGTGTCGGGGTTCACGACGGGATCGAATCTCGTCGTGGACGGCGCGATCTCGAACCGGGTGAATTTTTAA
- a CDS encoding CoA transferase, which yields MQSPADILKDIWTSAGGDAPALERVRLSGEEPQLPSSFRVAIAGQTTIAAAGLAAAEIWRLRCGQTQDVSVDMRHAVAECRSERYLLLDDKPPPPAWDAIAGVYRTGDNRFVRCHTNFPHHRDAVCKVLGCEAERDKVQAALMQWKGEDFETAAYAAGGVVALMRSHDEWSALPQARALAGLPLLSIEKIGEAPPKPWPKGDRPLAALRVLDLSRVIAGPVAGRTLAAHGADVLLVSGPELPAIPWLTIDTGRGKLTTFIELKSETGRAQLRELLRDADIFSQGYRPRALAALGFAPEDAAQINPGIVYVTLSAYGHAGPWAERRGFDSLVQTTTGFNHAEGRAAGLDGPKELPAQMLDHATGYLMAFGAMMAKARQAREGGSWHVRVSLAQTGRWLWNLGRLDGGLNTPDLTGDAVHAAFIESVPSGFGMLKAVRHSAMLSKTPAQWSRPAMPLGSHPAQWPARS from the coding sequence ATGCAAAGCCCTGCCGACATTCTCAAGGACATCTGGACCTCCGCCGGGGGCGATGCACCAGCGCTCGAACGCGTACGGCTGAGCGGCGAAGAGCCTCAGCTTCCGTCCTCGTTCCGCGTCGCAATTGCCGGACAGACGACCATCGCCGCGGCCGGCCTCGCCGCCGCGGAGATCTGGCGACTGCGCTGCGGGCAGACGCAGGATGTCTCCGTCGACATGCGCCACGCCGTTGCCGAATGCCGCTCCGAGCGCTATCTGCTTCTCGACGACAAGCCGCCGCCCCCGGCCTGGGACGCCATCGCCGGCGTCTACAGGACCGGCGACAATCGCTTCGTTCGCTGCCACACCAATTTCCCGCATCATCGCGACGCCGTCTGCAAGGTGCTCGGCTGCGAGGCGGAGCGCGACAAGGTGCAGGCCGCGCTGATGCAATGGAAGGGCGAGGATTTCGAGACTGCGGCTTACGCGGCGGGCGGCGTCGTCGCGCTCATGCGCTCCCACGACGAATGGTCCGCGCTGCCGCAGGCGCGTGCGCTCGCCGGGTTGCCGCTGCTCTCGATCGAGAAGATCGGCGAGGCCCCGCCAAAGCCGTGGCCAAAAGGCGATCGTCCGCTTGCAGCCCTGCGCGTGCTCGATCTCTCTCGAGTCATCGCGGGGCCCGTCGCCGGCCGCACGCTCGCTGCGCATGGTGCGGATGTGCTGCTGGTGTCAGGGCCGGAGCTGCCCGCCATTCCCTGGCTCACCATCGACACCGGCCGCGGCAAGCTCACCACCTTCATCGAACTGAAAAGCGAGACGGGCAGGGCGCAATTGCGCGAACTGTTGCGGGACGCCGACATCTTCTCGCAGGGCTATCGCCCGCGCGCGCTCGCCGCCCTCGGCTTTGCGCCCGAGGATGCAGCGCAGATCAATCCCGGCATCGTCTATGTGACGCTGTCGGCCTATGGCCACGCCGGCCCCTGGGCCGAGCGGCGCGGTTTCGATTCCCTCGTGCAGACCACGACCGGATTCAATCACGCCGAGGGACGCGCTGCCGGTCTCGATGGCCCCAAGGAATTGCCGGCGCAGATGCTCGATCACGCCACCGGCTATCTGATGGCGTTCGGCGCGATGATGGCCAAGGCGCGTCAGGCGCGCGAAGGCGGCAGCTGGCACGTGCGTGTGTCGCTGGCGCAGACCGGGCGCTGGCTTTGGAATCTCGGCCGGCTCGATGGCGGACTGAACACCCCGGATCTTACGGGCGACGCTGTACATGCTGCGTTCATCGAGAGCGTGCCATCTGGCTTCGGCATGTTGAAGGCGGTGCGCCATTCGGCGATGCTGTCGAAGACGCCGGCGCAATGGAGCCGTCCGGCAATGCCGCTCGGCAGTCATCCGGCACAGTGGCCGGCGCGAAGCTGA
- a CDS encoding efflux RND transporter periplasmic adaptor subunit, producing MVVENTKRLQVFTKQRVITSVVLLALAGVGAGAYGFLSSGSKEKKHSEISSQSRRNAQNFTPTPSEWATLTIEPVKAKAFRAEYVTEGKVAVDEDRSTPVFSPYAGRVTKLLAKPGEMLKQGQPLFTIEAADTVQAQNDFIAAMTSQNKAKSALELSDIQFKRAKDLYEGHAIPLKDYQQAEATQVQARNDMRSSGTALEAARNKLRILGFTDETIKAFQDKGAINPEVTIYSPISGTVVQRKIGPGQYVNSGASDPVFVVGDLSTVWLTAFVRESDAAAVCIGQDITVNVMALPGRPLTAKINYVAAAIDPNTRRLQVRATIDNKDGLLKPEMFANVTIYSAGDRAAPAVPKQALIYEADKVRIWVVREDKSVELRQIKIGLINGNLVEVTSNLKPGEQIVTKGSLFIDRAASGS from the coding sequence ATGGTAGTTGAAAATACCAAGCGATTGCAGGTGTTTACAAAACAACGGGTGATCACATCCGTAGTTCTACTAGCTCTTGCCGGTGTCGGCGCCGGTGCCTACGGCTTCCTCTCTTCCGGGTCCAAGGAAAAGAAGCACTCCGAGATCTCCAGCCAGTCGCGCAGGAATGCGCAGAACTTCACGCCGACGCCGTCCGAATGGGCGACGCTGACGATCGAGCCGGTCAAGGCCAAGGCCTTCCGCGCCGAATATGTCACGGAAGGCAAGGTCGCCGTCGACGAGGACCGCTCGACACCGGTGTTCTCGCCCTATGCCGGCCGCGTCACCAAGCTGCTGGCCAAGCCGGGTGAGATGCTGAAGCAGGGCCAACCGCTGTTCACGATCGAGGCCGCCGACACCGTGCAGGCCCAGAACGATTTCATCGCGGCGATGACCTCGCAGAACAAGGCGAAGTCGGCGCTCGAGCTCTCCGACATCCAGTTCAAGCGCGCCAAGGACCTCTACGAGGGCCATGCCATTCCGCTGAAGGATTATCAGCAGGCCGAAGCGACCCAGGTTCAGGCGCGCAACGACATGCGCTCCTCGGGGACCGCGCTGGAAGCCGCGCGCAACAAGCTGCGCATCCTCGGCTTCACCGACGAGACCATCAAGGCGTTCCAGGACAAAGGCGCCATCAATCCGGAAGTCACGATCTATTCGCCGATCTCCGGCACGGTCGTGCAGCGCAAGATCGGCCCCGGCCAGTACGTCAATTCCGGCGCCAGCGATCCAGTCTTCGTGGTCGGCGATCTCTCCACGGTCTGGCTCACCGCCTTCGTGCGCGAGAGCGACGCCGCCGCGGTCTGCATCGGCCAGGACATCACCGTCAACGTGATGGCGCTGCCGGGCCGCCCCTTGACCGCCAAGATCAATTACGTCGCTGCCGCGATCGACCCCAACACCCGCCGCCTGCAGGTCCGCGCCACCATCGACAACAAGGACGGGCTGCTCAAGCCCGAGATGTTCGCCAACGTCACGATCTACTCGGCCGGCGATCGCGCCGCGCCCGCTGTGCCGAAGCAGGCGTTGATCTATGAAGCCGACAAGGTCCGCATCTGGGTCGTGCGCGAGGACAAGTCGGTCGAGCTGCGCCAGATCAAGATCGGCCTCATCAACGGCAACCTCGTCGAGGTCACCAGCAATCTGAAACCCGGCGAGCAGATCGTCACCAAAGGCAGCCTGTTCATCGACCGCGCGGCGTCCGGCAGCTGA